From Kitasatospora sp. MAP12-44:
GAGCTCCCTCTCGCGGCACACGGAAACCGGCCGCGCTGCTGCGGACCGGCGGACCGATTGCCACGGTACCTGGGAAGGGGTCCGACCGGACCCCATGAGCTTCACCAACTTCTATTTTCTTTACGGTAGTTGATGAGTGATCCGGGACGCCGAACCGGAGTTGTTGTCATTGCTCGTCAGGGACTCGACGGCGTTGCTCGCCAGGCCGAGCACCAGGAACAGCACCAGCAGCGCGGCGCCCGCGGTGCTGAGCCGCAGCGGCTGGGTCGCCGAGTAGGTCGGTCTCTCATGCCCGGACAAGGCCGGCTCGCCGTCGCCGAACAGGGCCTTGGGATAGGCCGAGGTCAGCATCAGCGTGTAGGCGCTCAGTCGCATCGCATAGCGCGCGGTGGCGGCACTCGCCTCGAACAGCGGTCGCGGCATCCGGCCCGCGATCAGCACCACCAGCCAGATCACCAGCGCCACCACGCACCACCCGCTGGTCGCCAGGCTCTCGATGATCACCGCGGGGATCATCAGGATGATCCGGAACAGCACCGCCAGCCGGTTCAGCCGCCCCGGGCGCAGCTCGATCTGCACGGGGTAGCCCGCCGGGGCGCGCAGCGCGAACGGCGGGTAGCGGTCGACCAGCAGCATCGAGCTGGCGAGCACCCGGGTGTGGTAGCCGACGTAGCCCGCCAGGAAGTCGGCGATCGGTACCGGCAGCCGGCCGGTGAAGAGCGCGGCGAACCAGCCGACGACGGCCGCGAAGAAGGCCACGAAGGACAGCACGAAGAGCACCACGAAGTGCGGGACCAGCAGGAGCACCCGCAGCAGCACGGTGAGCCGGCGCTGGCGTGCCGGCTCGGGGATGTCGAGCACCGGCAGCCACTCCACCGGCCCGGTCGCGATCGGCACGCTCCACCCGCCGCCAGCAGTCATCGGCTCTTCCTCCGCTCGGATCCACCGCCACGGCCGCCGTTCATCCAAGCCGTCCAAGCACCACGCTGGCAGCTCCGGCGCGCACCGGCCTGATTTCAGGGCCGTCCAGGTGGCGCGCGAGTTGACGTCATGATGACGATAACGGGTTGCCGGTGGCCGCGCACCGGCGTTCTTCCTGGTCATGGCTGACGTATCGACAGAAAGGGCTTGCGGGCGCGCAGGGCGCGGTGGTTGGGTTCGGACGGACTGTCCCTTTTGCGTGATGGAGTCTCCTCTTGCCGATCCGGATCACCCCGCTGACCGACCCCGAGCACAGCTCCGCCGGCCACCGGCTGGCCTGGCTGGCCTCTGACGCCGCCGGCAATCCGCTCGGGGCGGCGTTCCTGCGGATCTTCACCCGGCCGGGGCAGGACCACCTGGCCGAGCTGGAGCTGCGCGTCCACCCGGCGGAGCGGCGCGGCGGCGTGGGCAGCCGGCTGCTGGAGGAGGCCGTCACCGCCGCCCGGATAGCCGGTCGGCGCAGCCTGATCACCCAGGCCGAGGCCGACACCCCCGGCGACTACTTCCTGCGCGCCCGCGGGATGCGCAAGGTGCTGGCGCTGACCTTCGCGCGCCTCGAGCTGGACCAGGTGCACCCGGCCGCGCTGGCCGCGCTCGTCGAACAGCCGCACCCCGGCTACCTGTTGACGTCCTGGGACGGGATCGTGCCCGACCTGCTCGCGCAGAGCTTCGCCGACTCGCGGCGGGCGATGGACGACATGCCGATGGACGACACCGACTACGGCACGGTCAGCTGGGACGTGGAGCGGGTGCGGGCCGCCGCCGACGCCGTCGAGCGGCGCGGCGACCTGCTGCACACGGTGGCCGCCGTGGACGCGCTGGACGGAACGATCGTCGGCTTCACCGAGCTGGTCGTGCCCGGCGGCGGCAGCGGCGACGGGCAGCACTACGGCACCGGCGTGCTGCCCGAGCACCGCGGGCGCGGCCTGGGCCGCTGGATGAAGGCCGCCTCGATCGAGCACGCGCACCGGCGCCACCCCCGACTCGGCGGCCTGCTCGCCGACACCGCCGACAGCAACACCCCGATGCGCCGGATCAACGACGCCTTCGGCTACCTGCCGACCCACCGCTCGCTGGAGTACCAGCTCGATCTCTAGAACGGCGTGCCGGTCAGCGGTTCGACCGGGTGGGCACCCCGAAGTCCGAGCCCTCACCCGTCCGGCTCGGCAGCCGTCCAGGCCAGCAGCCGACCGGCGCTCCAGCTGGTGACCACCCGCTCCGCCGGGATGCCGGCCCGCGCCGCGCGGGCGCAGCCGTACGGTTGCCAGCTCAGCTGGCCCGGCGCGTGGGCGTCGGTGTCGATCGCGAAGAGGCAGCCGGCCTGCTCGGCCTGGAGCAGCAGCCGGGACGGCGGGTCCAGCCGCTTGGGGCTGCAGTTGATCTCCACGGCCGTCCGGTGCTCGGCGCAGGCCGCGAAGACCGCGGCGGCGTCGAACTCCGACTCCGGGCGCGGCTTGTCCGCCGCGATCAGCCGGCCCGTGCAGTGGCCGAGCACGTCCACCAGCGGGTTGGCGACGGCGGCGGTCAGCCGCCGGGTCATGGCGGCGGCCGGCATCCGCAGCTTGGAGTGCACCGAGGCGACCACCACGTCGAGTTGCGCCAGCAGGTCCTCCTGCTGGTCGAGCGAGCCGTCGTCCAGGATGTCGCACTCGATACCGGTGAGCAGCCGGAAGGGCGCCAGCCGCTCGTTGAGCTCGGTGACCACGGCGAGCTGCTCGCGCAGCCGGTCCGCGCTGAGACCGTTCGCCACGGTGAGCCGCGGCGAGTGGTCGGTCAGCACCGCCCAGTCGTGGCCAAGCTCGCGGGCGGTCCGGGCCATCGCCTCGATCGGGCTGCCGCCGTCGGACCAGTCGGAGTGCAGATGGCAGTCGCCGCGCAGCGCCTCGTAGAGCCGGCGGCCCGCCTCGTCCAGCTCGGCCAGCGGCCCGCCCGCCCGCTCCTCCAGCTCGGCCAGATAGCGCGGAGTGCGGCCGGCCAGCGCCTCGGTCACCACGGCGGCGGTCTTCGGGCCGATCCCGGGCAGCGCGGTCAGCCCCACGGCTGTGCGCGGCAGCTCGCTGTGCTCGGCCCGCAGCTCGGCCAGCAGCTCGGCGGCCTTGCGGAAGGCCTGCACGCGGTAGGTCGAGGCGTGCTCGCGCTCCAGCAGGTAGGCGATCCGGTCCAGCGCGGCGATCGGGTCCATGGCTCTCGCCTCCGTCTCCATCGAACTGCCTCCATCGAACTGCGCGCCGGGCCCGCGCGCAGTTCGATGGAGACATGCCCGACCCCAACGCCACCGTCACCGAGGTCGAGGGCCGCCGCCTGCGACTGACCCACCTGGACCGCGTCCTCTACCCCCGCAGCGGCTTCACCAAGGCCGCCGTCCTGCACTACTACGCGCAGGTCGGGCCGGTCATGGTGGCGCATCTGCGCGGCCGGGCGGCCAGCTTCCTGCGACTGCCCGAGGGGGTGGAGGGCGAGCGGTTCTGGGCCAAGCGGGTGCCGCCGGGGGCGCCGGACTGGGTGGCGAGCCTGGACGTCGTGCACCGCGACGAGACGCTGCGCCAAGTCGTGGTCGCCGACCTGCCCACCCTGCTGTGGGCGGCCAACCTCGGCTGCCTGGAGATCCACGTCCCGCAGTGGCGCGGCACCCCGCAGACCCACGACCGCCTGATCGTCGACCTGGACCCCGGACCGGGGACCACCGTCGTGGAGTGCTGCGCGGTCGCACTGGCCGCGCGCGAGCTGCTGGCCGGGGACGGACTGCGGGTCTGGCCGAAGACCACCGGCAGCAAGGGCCTGCACCTGACCGTCCCGCTGGTCGAGACGCCCGCCGACCAGGTCGGCGACTACGCCCGCGAGCTGGCCCGCCGGCTGCGCCTGGCCCGCCCCGAGCTGGTCGTCGACAAGATGGCCAAGCAGCTGCGCCCCGGGCGGGTCTTCGTCGACTGGTCGCAGAACAACAGCGCCAAGACCACCGCCGCCGCCTACTCGCTGCGGGCCGGCGCCGAACCGGGCGTCTCGACCCCGTTGACCTGGGCGGAGGTCGGCAGCTGCGAACACCCGGAGCAGCTGGCCTACACGCCCGCCCAGGTCGCCGCCCGGGTCGCCGCCGACGGCGACCTCCAGGCACAGCTGACCGACCCGGCAGCAGCCGGCGAACTGCCAGGGTAGTCCCTATTCGGCACGGAAAGTCATATCTCCACCAGCTGCCATTATCTGACGATTACTCAAGTAAATGAGAGTGCTTACCGATACCCGTCCGTACGAATTCCGTTTGTCCGTCAGACAGCTCGGCGAAAGCAGCCCCACCCAGGCGGCCGACGTCACGATTCGCTCTCTTTTCCGCAGCACGGAGGCGAGATGGGCGTTCTGTCCGCTATTGGGGCCCTGATCTGGGCCGTTATAGATTTGCGGAGAGCTGGCGAACTCCGATATTCCTAGGGCTTGCGCTCGTCAGGTGAAAACACCTGAAGCCCCGTCCCCTAAGGATTCAACGTGTCCATACCGGACCAGCAGAACGCCCCTGAGGCCCAGTCACAGCAGCAGCCGTACGGCTGGGTCGCGCCCGTCCCGGAGCAGGGCAAGAACGGCTTCGCCGTCGCGGCGCTGGTCTTCGGAATCCTCGGCGGCATTCCCCTCGCGCTGATCTTCGGCATTGTCGGCCTGGTCCGTTCGAAGAAGGCCGGCAAGGGCAAGGTCATGTCCTGGATCGGTATCCTGCTGGCGCTCCTGTGGATCGTCCCGATCGCCCTCCTCGTTCCGCACGTGCTCAAGGCAACGGACGCCGGCTGCCTGTCGGCCACCGCGTCGGTCACCTCCTCCGCGGACAAGCTCAACGCGGACGGGAACGACCCGGCCGCCATGAAGGCCGACCTCCAGAACGTCGTGACCCAGCTGAACGGCGACGCCGGCAAGGCCGGCAACTCGGCCGCGCGCACGTCCATCCAGGCGCTGGCCGGCGACTACCAGCAGCTGCTCGACAGCCTCACCAACGGGACCGCCCCGAGCAGCGACCTGACGGACCGCATGACGGCGGACGCCAACAAGGTCGACTCGGCCTGCGGCAAGACGGTCAACTAGTCACCGCACCCCGCACACCCCGCGAAGCCTCGCAGCCGGCCCGCCGTCAGGAGACGGCGCGCAGGCGGCGGGGCTTGGCGGGTTGGGTGGCTTCTAGGGCCTGCTGGAGTTCGTCGCGGGTCATGCTGGAGCGGCGGGGGATGGCGCGTTCGGTGGCAAGCCGGTAGAGCTCGGCCTTGCTGAGCTCGGACAAGTCCGACGGCGCGGCGGGCTCGCGCTCGGCCCCGCGCTTGGCCCTGGGCTCGGCCTCTGCCTCGGACGGGCCTGCGGGGTCGGCCGGGTGGGCGACGGCGGCCTGCTGGAGGCTGCGTTCCAGGACCTCCATCAGGTCCACCACGTTGGTCGAGTCCGGCGCCGCCTCGGCCGTGACGATCTCCTTGCCCTCGAGCTTCGCCTCGACCAGCTCGCGCACCTGGGCGGCGAAGCTGTCCTGGTACTCGTTCGGGTCCCAGTCGGCGCTGAGCGCCTCGATCAGCTGGCGGGCCACGGCGAGCTCGCGCTCGGTGGGCTCGACCTTCTCGGGCAGGCTGTCGATCTCGCGGTGCGGGTCGCGGACCTCGTCGGCGTAGTGCATGGTCTGCAGGACCAGCACGTCGCCCTCGGCCCGGACCGCGGCCAGGTACTGCTTGCCGCGCATCACGAAGTTCGCCAGCCCGGCCCGGCCGGTCTCGGTCAGGGCGCGGTGCAGCAGGCCGTAGACCTGGGTGAACTCCTTGCCGCGCGGACCGAGGTAGTAGGTCTTGTCGAAGAAGATCGGGTCGATCTCGCCGAGGTCCACGAATCCGGTGATCGCGATCGACTTGGAGCGCCCGGGCGAGATCCGCTCCAGCTCCTCCGGCTCGACCACCACGTACTCGCCGTCGGCCAGCTCGAAGCCCTTGACGATGTCGGCGTAGGCGACCTCTTTGCCGGTGCGCTCGTTGACCCGCTGGTTGCGGACCCGGTCGGAGGTCCCGCGCTGCAACTGGCGGAAGTGGATGGCGTGGTCCTCGGTGGCCGAGTAGAGGCCGACCGGCACGGCGACCAGTCCGAAACTCAGCGTGCCCGTCCAGATCGGTCTGGCCATCGCCGTGCCACCTCCAGGATTCCGCGCTCGCGCTCGCCGGGCCGCCGCCCATGCACTCCGGGCTCGGCGGCCTGCCTCCGGCTTTCCATGGTGCTCTCGTTTGCGTCCCGGCGCTGGTCACAGGGCCGGAAGGAGCAGCCGGGCGGGCGGGGTGGGCCCGGCGGGCTGGCTTAGACTGCGGACCTGTCGTGCCACGCGGCGGCTGTGGGTGGGATTAGGGGGCGCATCGGCATGGGCATACGCCTGCTCGGTCCGGTCGAGCTGAGGCGGCCGGACGGCGGCCTCGCCGAGGTGGCCGGCGCCAAGCGGCGCGCGGTGCTGGCCCTGCTCGCGCTCGAACTCGGCCGCAGCGTCGCGGTGGAGCGGTTCTTCGGGATGCTCTGGGGCGAGGAGGCTCCCGCGCAGGCCCGGGCCGCACTGCAAGGGCACGTCGCGGCGCTGCGCAAGGTGCTGGACGGCACCCCGTTCGTCCTGCACACCCGGGCGCCCGGATACCTGCTGACCGGGGACGCCCGATTGGTGGATGCGCGGCGCTTCGAGGAGCTGGCCGCCCGGGCCGCCGGGCTCGACGACCCGGCCGAGGCGGCCGCGCTGTACGAGCGGGCACTCGGCCTGTGGGGCGGCTCGGCGCTGGCCGACCTGCCCGACACGGCGCTGCGCCGCTCGCTGGCCGAGCGGCTGGACGAGGGCAGGATCGGGGCCCTCACCGGCTGGGCGCAGTGCCTGCTGCGGCTCGGCGAGGGGGGCGCGGCGATCGCGGCCCTGGAGCAGCAGGTGCGCTCCGACGAGCTGCGCGAGCAGACGGCGGCGGTACTGGTGCGCTGCCTGCACCAGGCCGGACGGTCGTCGGCCGCGGTGAACGCCTACCACCACACGCGCCGCAGGCTGGACGAGGAGCTGGGGATGCCGCCGGGGCCCGCCCTGCAGGCGGCGCTGGCCGCCGTCCTCACCACCGAGCCTGCCGTGCTGACCACCGAGCCGGCCGTACTCACGACTGAGCCGGCAGA
This genomic window contains:
- a CDS encoding GNAT family N-acetyltransferase yields the protein MPIRITPLTDPEHSSAGHRLAWLASDAAGNPLGAAFLRIFTRPGQDHLAELELRVHPAERRGGVGSRLLEEAVTAARIAGRRSLITQAEADTPGDYFLRARGMRKVLALTFARLELDQVHPAALAALVEQPHPGYLLTSWDGIVPDLLAQSFADSRRAMDDMPMDDTDYGTVSWDVERVRAAADAVERRGDLLHTVAAVDALDGTIVGFTELVVPGGGSGDGQHYGTGVLPEHRGRGLGRWMKAASIEHAHRRHPRLGGLLADTADSNTPMRRINDAFGYLPTHRSLEYQLDL
- the ligD gene encoding non-homologous end-joining DNA ligase, translated to MPDPNATVTEVEGRRLRLTHLDRVLYPRSGFTKAAVLHYYAQVGPVMVAHLRGRAASFLRLPEGVEGERFWAKRVPPGAPDWVASLDVVHRDETLRQVVVADLPTLLWAANLGCLEIHVPQWRGTPQTHDRLIVDLDPGPGTTVVECCAVALAARELLAGDGLRVWPKTTGSKGLHLTVPLVETPADQVGDYARELARRLRLARPELVVDKMAKQLRPGRVFVDWSQNNSAKTTAAAYSLRAGAEPGVSTPLTWAEVGSCEHPEQLAYTPAQVAARVAADGDLQAQLTDPAAAGELPG
- a CDS encoding Ku protein, producing MARPIWTGTLSFGLVAVPVGLYSATEDHAIHFRQLQRGTSDRVRNQRVNERTGKEVAYADIVKGFELADGEYVVVEPEELERISPGRSKSIAITGFVDLGEIDPIFFDKTYYLGPRGKEFTQVYGLLHRALTETGRAGLANFVMRGKQYLAAVRAEGDVLVLQTMHYADEVRDPHREIDSLPEKVEPTERELAVARQLIEALSADWDPNEYQDSFAAQVRELVEAKLEGKEIVTAEAAPDSTNVVDLMEVLERSLQQAAVAHPADPAGPSEAEAEPRAKRGAEREPAAPSDLSELSKAELYRLATERAIPRRSSMTRDELQQALEATQPAKPRRLRAVS
- a CDS encoding DUF4389 domain-containing protein, whose protein sequence is MTAGGGWSVPIATGPVEWLPVLDIPEPARQRRLTVLLRVLLLVPHFVVLFVLSFVAFFAAVVGWFAALFTGRLPVPIADFLAGYVGYHTRVLASSMLLVDRYPPFALRAPAGYPVQIELRPGRLNRLAVLFRIILMIPAVIIESLATSGWCVVALVIWLVVLIAGRMPRPLFEASAATARYAMRLSAYTLMLTSAYPKALFGDGEPALSGHERPTYSATQPLRLSTAGAALLVLFLVLGLASNAVESLTSNDNNSGSASRITHQLP
- a CDS encoding PHP domain-containing protein, translated to MDPIAALDRIAYLLEREHASTYRVQAFRKAAELLAELRAEHSELPRTAVGLTALPGIGPKTAAVVTEALAGRTPRYLAELEERAGGPLAELDEAGRRLYEALRGDCHLHSDWSDGGSPIEAMARTARELGHDWAVLTDHSPRLTVANGLSADRLREQLAVVTELNERLAPFRLLTGIECDILDDGSLDQQEDLLAQLDVVVASVHSKLRMPAAAMTRRLTAAVANPLVDVLGHCTGRLIAADKPRPESEFDAAAVFAACAEHRTAVEINCSPKRLDPPSRLLLQAEQAGCLFAIDTDAHAPGQLSWQPYGCARAARAGIPAERVVTSWSAGRLLAWTAAEPDG
- a CDS encoding DUF4190 domain-containing protein — encoded protein: MSIPDQQNAPEAQSQQQPYGWVAPVPEQGKNGFAVAALVFGILGGIPLALIFGIVGLVRSKKAGKGKVMSWIGILLALLWIVPIALLVPHVLKATDAGCLSATASVTSSADKLNADGNDPAAMKADLQNVVTQLNGDAGKAGNSAARTSIQALAGDYQQLLDSLTNGTAPSSDLTDRMTADANKVDSACGKTVN